One window of Treponema denticola genomic DNA carries:
- a CDS encoding GNAT family N-acetyltransferase, whose amino-acid sequence MQDWIKYRIPKTLLDNKNKNIKIEEFNESEHKDIIPQIYADAFCDKAWESDWYKIDLFNPASCFLAKYNEEYTGFIISFIKENSAYISVIAVLKKYQKCGIGISLINRVINYFKNQNLEIYFDVESKNKTAINWYNKRGFVQII is encoded by the coding sequence ATGCAAGACTGGATTAAATATCGAATACCTAAAACACTTTTGGATAATAAAAATAAAAACATTAAAATCGAAGAATTTAATGAATCTGAACACAAAGATATTATTCCTCAAATATATGCCGATGCCTTTTGCGATAAGGCATGGGAAAGTGATTGGTATAAAATAGATCTTTTTAATCCCGCCTCTTGTTTTCTTGCAAAATATAATGAAGAGTACACAGGTTTTATTATTTCTTTTATAAAAGAAAATTCGGCTTACATCAGTGTTATTGCGGTTCTAAAAAAATATCAAAAATGCGGAATCGGAATATCTCTTATAAATAGAGTTATAAATTATTTTAAAAATCAAAATTTGGAAATTTATTTTGATGTCGAATCAAAAAATAAAACGGCAATAAATTGGTACAACAAGCGCGGATTTGTTCAAATTATTTAG
- a CDS encoding GNAT family N-acetyltransferase yields the protein MKTKDIETERLILRSMTLDDADFAAKLWGDPENGKYLADEPYKNGDELRKVIYDIDEWEDEYPFIAVCKNTGEPVATCCLGTEGPKDHWGFGYTVKKGLWGQGLATEMVKALINFAYSLGVRNFYCTVAKENKASCRVMEKCGLKIKETKAFKKRGTDMEFESNIYTMTME from the coding sequence ATGAAAACAAAAGATATTGAAACGGAAAGGCTAATTTTACGCAGTATGACACTTGACGATGCGGATTTTGCAGCAAAGCTTTGGGGTGATCCGGAAAACGGGAAGTATCTTGCAGATGAACCGTATAAAAACGGTGATGAACTTAGAAAGGTAATTTATGATATTGACGAATGGGAAGATGAATATCCTTTTATTGCTGTTTGTAAAAATACGGGAGAACCCGTTGCAACCTGCTGCTTAGGGACGGAAGGGCCAAAAGATCATTGGGGCTTCGGCTATACGGTAAAAAAAGGCTTGTGGGGTCAAGGGCTTGCGACCGAGATGGTAAAAGCTTTGATAAATTTTGCATACTCGTTAGGCGTGCGTAATTTTTATTGCACAGTTGCAAAAGAAAATAAAGCCTCGTGCCGAGTAATGGAAAAATGCGGATTAAAAATAAAAGAGACAAAAGCATTTAAAAAACGCGGTACGGATATGGAGTTTGAATCCAATATTTATACAATGACCATGGAGTAA
- a CDS encoding glycerophosphodiester phosphodiesterase: MHKKILPNAKRPLLFGHRGVSSLAPENTIASFKKAVELGIPGVELDVHLTKTGELAVIHDSSIKRTGRIYENGKIIEAPDLKVEDLSWEELQKYDFGIWFSKEYEGEKIPLLYDVLKLLGSDIYVDIEIKIDNLKYKGVVEKTYQVLKDILKVLPENPHRFLVSSFNPFAIRYFSKICSDIPTALIYDNHPDNLFFLKKGRGLLFCRPDILKPSYKCFTKKKDKESWCWTVDDKEKAEVLIKKGVTGIISNRPQDLNQD; encoded by the coding sequence ATGCATAAAAAAATTTTGCCTAATGCAAAAAGGCCTCTTCTTTTTGGTCATCGAGGAGTTTCAAGTTTAGCTCCTGAAAATACGATTGCCTCATTTAAAAAGGCTGTAGAGCTGGGAATCCCCGGAGTGGAGCTGGATGTGCATTTAACCAAAACCGGAGAACTTGCGGTTATTCATGATTCCTCAATTAAGCGTACAGGAAGAATTTATGAAAACGGAAAGATTATTGAAGCTCCTGATCTAAAAGTTGAAGATTTATCTTGGGAAGAATTACAAAAATATGACTTCGGTATTTGGTTTTCAAAAGAATATGAAGGCGAAAAAATTCCTTTACTTTATGATGTCCTAAAACTTCTAGGCTCCGATATCTATGTCGATATAGAAATAAAAATAGATAACCTAAAATATAAGGGCGTTGTAGAAAAAACTTATCAGGTTTTAAAGGATATTTTAAAAGTTCTGCCTGAAAATCCTCACAGGTTTTTGGTTTCTTCTTTTAATCCCTTTGCTATAAGATATTTTTCAAAGATATGTTCGGATATTCCTACGGCCTTAATCTATGATAATCATCCCGATAATCTCTTTTTTTTAAAAAAGGGCAGGGGTCTTCTATTTTGTAGGCCGGATATTTTAAAGCCTTCTTATAAATGCTTTACGAAAAAGAAAGATAAAGAATCTTGGTGTTGGACTGTTGACGATAAAGAAAAAGCCGAGGTCCTTATCAAAAAAGGAGTAACGGGGATTATATCCAATCGCCCTCAGGATTTAAACCAAGATTAA
- a CDS encoding MFS transporter, whose protein sequence is MKQKEGFRKYLPITFLIGAGFFTMGLMDPLYDSYVTIFLSRYIPFKWLVGILMSLDNVLAILLIPIVSAWSDRTRTKIGRRMPWIIILLPLSAITFSFIPYAAKNSLAALIIILALLNLFKQSVRGPVIALMPDIVPAEFRSQGNGVINTMGNIAAIVGTLFLARLMDVDTVLPIIGRTKDVLSFPAAGLLVILATLMLFFFVKEKNVPPSNSSENEEEKKVPFIQAMKTVLAGRKIEDEEKPDKSALFVLVSLFLWFLGYQGMLPYIAEYSIKHFGVSTGQGAFAAGMVGIASALSAIPMGYAASKWGRKRMIRIALVVVASLCLAQFFLTEIAGILGLAGGQLKYLFWGLMFVFGIFWICIIANSFPMLWQMAGFSHIGLYTGLYYTFSQGAAIIAPFLAGLIIDFAGHRAVFVYCACFFLLAWLMMGKVTRGEKHDKVE, encoded by the coding sequence ATGAAACAAAAAGAAGGATTTAGAAAATACCTTCCGATAACTTTTTTAATCGGAGCAGGATTTTTTACAATGGGGCTCATGGATCCATTGTATGACAGTTATGTAACTATTTTTTTAAGCCGTTATATTCCTTTTAAATGGCTTGTCGGAATATTGATGTCGCTCGATAATGTTCTGGCAATATTATTAATTCCCATAGTTTCGGCATGGTCGGATAGAACCCGAACAAAAATAGGAAGACGAATGCCGTGGATTATAATTTTGCTCCCATTGTCGGCAATTACTTTTAGCTTTATTCCATATGCAGCAAAAAATTCTTTGGCGGCATTGATAATTATTCTTGCCCTGCTGAATTTATTTAAGCAATCGGTGCGAGGCCCCGTCATAGCTTTAATGCCGGACATTGTTCCTGCCGAGTTCCGCTCTCAAGGGAACGGAGTTATCAACACTATGGGAAACATTGCCGCAATAGTAGGCACCTTATTTTTAGCCCGTCTAATGGATGTAGATACTGTCCTTCCCATTATAGGGCGTACAAAGGATGTTCTTTCATTTCCGGCAGCGGGTCTTTTGGTTATCCTTGCAACCCTAATGCTATTTTTCTTTGTAAAAGAAAAAAATGTTCCGCCGTCCAATTCTTCTGAAAATGAAGAAGAAAAAAAAGTGCCGTTTATACAGGCAATGAAAACCGTATTGGCAGGCAGAAAAATCGAAGACGAGGAAAAACCCGATAAGAGTGCCCTATTTGTTCTTGTTTCGCTTTTCTTATGGTTCCTAGGCTATCAGGGAATGCTGCCATACATCGCCGAGTACAGTATAAAACATTTCGGTGTATCGACAGGACAGGGAGCCTTTGCTGCAGGAATGGTAGGAATCGCCTCAGCCCTATCAGCCATTCCAATGGGATATGCTGCAAGTAAGTGGGGACGAAAAAGAATGATAAGAATCGCTTTGGTAGTTGTTGCGAGTTTGTGTTTGGCTCAATTTTTCTTAACCGAAATTGCAGGTATTCTAGGCCTTGCCGGAGGACAATTAAAATACCTATTTTGGGGTTTAATGTTTGTGTTCGGTATTTTTTGGATCTGTATAATAGCAAACTCCTTCCCCATGCTTTGGCAGATGGCTGGCTTTTCGCACATAGGACTTTACACAGGCTTATACTATACATTTTCTCAAGGAGCGGCAATAATAGCCCCCTTCCTTGCAGGTCTTATAATCGACTTTGCAGGACACAGAGCTGTCTTTGTATACTGTGCATGTTTTTTTCTACTCGCATGGCTTATGATGGGAAAGGTTACCAGAGGGGAAAAACACGATAAGGTAGAATAA
- a CDS encoding acylphosphatase, with protein MDKEALRALHIIVKGRVQGVGFRYWTRSLAKSLNVKGRVRNLADYSVEIIAEADTDTLGEFLYSLKHEHPYARVESLNSEEVRLRGYADFRIEV; from the coding sequence ATGGATAAGGAGGCTTTGAGAGCTCTTCATATTATAGTTAAAGGAAGGGTTCAAGGTGTGGGATTCAGGTATTGGACCCGTTCTCTTGCAAAGAGCCTCAATGTAAAGGGCAGAGTCCGCAACCTTGCCGATTACTCTGTCGAAATTATTGCCGAAGCCGATACCGATACTTTGGGAGAATTCCTTTATTCTCTCAAGCACGAGCATCCTTATGCCCGTGTTGAAAGCCTTAATTCCGAAGAGGTAAGGCTTAGAGGCTATGCAGATTTTCGGATTGAAGTATAA
- a CDS encoding PHP domain-containing protein, whose translation MKKNNLISNFHTHTYLCKHAEGKPIDYVKEAIKAGCSALGFSDHCPYPDSSWDYCRMGEYEVNLYKSMVEEAVIDAPFPVYFGFECEWHPRYKIWYKDFLREELKSDFLVLGSHWYDVDGRLEYAPTLTKKELFGYIDFTIEGMASGLYNFLAHPDLFLADVSNIDSDHLACSKALIQAAIDLDMPIEINGYGTFKRKIVRAGRDEFIYPVRQFWELASDMGARIICNSDAHFPEHTILGCRNAIAFAESMGIKPIDTAEALGFRSING comes from the coding sequence ATGAAAAAAAATAATTTGATAAGCAATTTTCACACCCATACTTATTTGTGTAAACATGCTGAAGGGAAGCCGATCGATTATGTAAAAGAAGCGATTAAGGCCGGCTGTTCGGCTCTAGGTTTTTCGGATCATTGTCCCTATCCCGATTCTTCGTGGGATTATTGCCGTATGGGAGAATATGAGGTAAATCTCTATAAGAGCATGGTAGAGGAAGCTGTCATTGATGCTCCTTTTCCCGTATATTTTGGCTTTGAATGCGAGTGGCATCCCCGCTATAAGATCTGGTACAAGGATTTTTTGAGGGAGGAACTGAAGTCGGATTTTTTGGTTTTGGGTTCTCACTGGTATGATGTAGACGGCCGCTTGGAATATGCGCCGACCCTTACAAAAAAAGAGCTCTTCGGTTATATTGATTTTACGATTGAAGGAATGGCATCAGGCCTTTATAATTTTTTAGCCCATCCCGATCTTTTTTTAGCTGATGTTTCAAATATAGATTCAGACCATCTGGCTTGCTCAAAGGCATTGATTCAGGCGGCCATTGATCTTGATATGCCGATAGAAATAAACGGATACGGTACCTTTAAAAGAAAAATTGTGCGTGCCGGACGCGATGAGTTTATTTATCCGGTTAGGCAATTTTGGGAACTTGCTTCAGATATGGGGGCAAGGATTATCTGTAATTCTGACGCTCATTTCCCCGAGCATACTATTTTGGGCTGTAGGAATGCAATAGCTTTTGCGGAGAGTATGGGGATTAAGCCTATAGATACTGCCGAAGCCCTAGGTTTCCGGAGTATCAATGGATAA
- a CDS encoding YbgA family protein, which translates to MNDNKKISQKLWAQNKYLVLSKSQKIYKDIRELLKKEDIAPDEVQLLIDQAIKLEENPKEVINSLQHIWGYFKNCAEKNAKENFLNMIELYKYGKINKKEILIYLLTLLKKYPNKYLENSNIFKEEEN; encoded by the coding sequence ATGAATGATAATAAAAAAATCAGCCAAAAGCTCTGGGCGCAAAACAAGTATTTGGTTTTAAGCAAGTCTCAAAAAATTTATAAGGATATAAGAGAGCTTTTAAAAAAAGAAGACATAGCCCCTGATGAAGTGCAGCTCCTAATTGATCAAGCCATTAAACTTGAAGAAAACCCAAAAGAAGTAATCAATTCCCTTCAGCACATATGGGGCTATTTTAAAAATTGCGCAGAAAAAAACGCAAAAGAAAATTTTTTAAATATGATTGAGCTATATAAATATGGAAAAATAAATAAAAAAGAAATTTTAATCTATCTTTTAACCTTGCTAAAAAAATATCCTAATAAATATTTAGAAAATTCAAATATTTTTAAGGAAGAGGAAAATTAA
- a CDS encoding TIGR02328 family protein → MRLWHQNLINRLPAQQLLGQHRECCALRGNGWGKKHSVVDYVFLYSPYKLFQYHELVMEEMNKRGYKVSEEWLDKNYRGKKCPPYGDLKKIKKTSPIYKEHDEKYMQECITNLREKNIEI, encoded by the coding sequence ATGAGACTATGGCATCAAAACCTGATAAACAGATTACCCGCACAACAGCTATTAGGGCAACATAGGGAATGCTGTGCATTGCGAGGAAACGGCTGGGGCAAAAAGCATTCTGTTGTGGACTATGTATTTTTATACTCACCCTACAAACTTTTTCAATATCACGAACTGGTAATGGAAGAGATGAACAAAAGAGGGTATAAGGTTTCGGAAGAATGGTTAGATAAAAACTATCGAGGCAAAAAATGTCCTCCATACGGCGACCTAAAGAAAATCAAAAAGACAAGTCCTATTTACAAGGAGCATGATGAAAAATATATGCAGGAATGTATTACTAATCTCCGTGAAAAAAATATAGAGATATAA
- the rplQ gene encoding 50S ribosomal protein L17 yields MKHKNGFNPLSRTTAHRRALHRNMVTSLFKYERITTTKQKAMEVRRTAEKLITRSKVDTFNNRRHAAKYIWDDDIVKKLFSDIGPRMKDRNGGYTRILKIGFREGDAADVAILELVDYDFEKKEKDTKKKDDSKKSDDKKTSKKEAGFKSSKSESEHKKNTDQVVDSSSNRRYNRVKGS; encoded by the coding sequence ATGAAGCATAAGAACGGCTTTAATCCGCTTTCGCGTACAACTGCACATCGCCGTGCTTTGCACCGAAATATGGTTACATCGCTATTTAAGTACGAGCGGATTACGACAACAAAACAAAAAGCGATGGAAGTACGCCGAACTGCGGAAAAATTGATTACACGCTCAAAGGTTGATACATTCAACAACAGGCGTCATGCTGCAAAGTATATCTGGGATGATGATATTGTAAAAAAACTATTCAGCGATATCGGCCCTAGAATGAAAGACAGAAACGGCGGTTACACCCGTATCTTAAAAATCGGTTTCCGTGAAGGCGATGCAGCTGATGTTGCTATCTTGGAACTTGTAGACTATGACTTTGAAAAAAAGGAAAAGGATACAAAGAAAAAAGATGATTCAAAAAAATCCGATGACAAAAAGACTTCTAAAAAAGAAGCAGGATTTAAATCGTCAAAGAGTGAATCCGAACACAAAAAGAATACCGATCAGGTAGTAGATAGTTCATCAAATCGGAGGTACAACCGTGTCAAAGGCTCATAG
- a CDS encoding DNA-directed RNA polymerase subunit alpha, translated as MARKNLLKGFKKPKGLEFAQQESTESYGKFTASPFETGFGTTIGNCLRRILLSSIQGYAISAVLITSHDADGVPHTISSEFENIPNVSEDTLEILNKLKQIRLRLSDESEQGDFHFEFKGPASITSKDFAVEGQLEILGEPFHVMELMKGANISFDVQVDFGRGYVPAEVNEKYIEIVGTIPMDAIYGPVLKVSYAIEPCRVGQRNDYDKLILEIWTDSTVRPEDVLGEAAKIAKDHFSIFINFNENDYLGEDEDDNEETVIKQLLATSITTLDFSVRAKNCLDSAGIKTLGELAQKSEDEIESMRNVGRMTLNEIHAKLAEYNLRLGMTDYSHLKNTIKVSRQKEETDEA; from the coding sequence ATGGCCCGTAAAAATCTTTTAAAAGGATTTAAGAAGCCGAAAGGCTTGGAATTTGCTCAGCAAGAATCAACCGAAAGCTATGGTAAGTTTACGGCATCCCCTTTTGAGACCGGTTTTGGAACAACCATCGGAAATTGTTTGAGGAGAATTTTATTATCATCAATTCAAGGTTATGCTATATCGGCAGTGCTTATAACATCGCATGATGCCGACGGCGTACCCCACACAATTTCAAGTGAGTTTGAAAATATTCCGAACGTCTCTGAAGATACGCTGGAAATTTTGAATAAGCTAAAGCAGATCCGCCTCCGTTTATCGGATGAATCGGAACAAGGTGACTTTCATTTTGAATTTAAGGGGCCTGCGTCGATAACCAGCAAAGATTTTGCCGTTGAAGGACAGCTTGAAATTTTAGGCGAACCTTTCCATGTTATGGAATTGATGAAGGGTGCTAATATTTCGTTTGATGTTCAAGTAGATTTCGGCCGAGGTTATGTACCGGCAGAAGTTAATGAAAAATACATTGAAATTGTCGGAACTATTCCGATGGACGCAATCTACGGTCCTGTTTTAAAGGTAAGCTATGCTATTGAACCTTGCAGAGTAGGACAAAGAAACGATTACGATAAGCTCATTCTTGAAATTTGGACTGACAGTACGGTCAGACCTGAAGATGTTTTGGGCGAAGCTGCAAAAATTGCAAAAGATCATTTTTCCATCTTTATTAATTTTAACGAAAATGATTATCTCGGTGAAGATGAAGATGATAATGAAGAAACGGTAATTAAACAGCTTTTAGCAACTTCAATTACTACTCTCGATTTTTCCGTTCGGGCTAAAAATTGCTTGGACTCGGCCGGTATTAAAACTCTCGGCGAACTGGCTCAGAAGTCGGAAGATGAGATCGAAAGTATGCGCAATGTCGGCAGAATGACTTTAAATGAAATTCATGCTAAATTGGCGGAATACAATTTGCGCTTGGGTATGACTGATTACAGTCATCTAAAAAATACGATAAAAGTATCAAGACAGAAGGAAGAAACAGATGAAGCATAA
- the rpsK gene encoding 30S ribosomal protein S11 — protein sequence MATVKKRKEKKSIYEGNVYIQATFNNTIITITDLKGNVLSWASSGGLGFAGAKKSTPFAAQTVAETAVQKCQPYGLHEVHVFVKGPGVGRESAIRTLGTMGLKVRSISDVTPIPHNGCRPKKTRRI from the coding sequence ATGGCTACTGTAAAGAAAAGAAAAGAAAAGAAAAGCATATATGAAGGCAATGTTTATATTCAAGCAACCTTTAATAACACAATTATTACGATAACCGACTTAAAGGGAAATGTTCTTTCATGGGCATCTTCAGGCGGCTTAGGCTTTGCCGGTGCCAAAAAATCGACACCCTTTGCGGCTCAGACCGTTGCAGAAACAGCTGTACAAAAGTGCCAGCCCTACGGCTTGCATGAAGTTCATGTTTTTGTAAAAGGTCCCGGAGTCGGCCGTGAATCGGCTATCAGAACGCTTGGAACAATGGGATTAAAGGTTCGCTCAATCAGCGATGTAACTCCCATTCCGCACAACGGCTGCCGTCCCAAGAAGACGCGCCGAATATAA
- the rpsM gene encoding 30S ribosomal protein S13, which translates to MARIAGVDLPNKHVNVSLTYIYGISTSSANKICEATKVDPMKKMNDLDEAELAAIREVIDREYKVEGRLRTEVALNIKRLQDIGCYRGQRHRKGLPVRGQRTRTNARTRKGKKKTVAGKKK; encoded by the coding sequence ATGGCTCGTATTGCGGGAGTTGACCTCCCTAACAAACATGTTAATGTTTCATTAACGTACATTTATGGAATTTCGACTTCATCGGCAAACAAAATTTGTGAAGCTACAAAGGTTGATCCGATGAAAAAAATGAATGATTTGGATGAAGCCGAGTTAGCTGCAATCCGTGAAGTGATTGACAGAGAGTACAAGGTAGAAGGCCGCCTTCGAACCGAAGTGGCTTTAAATATCAAGCGTCTTCAGGATATCGGCTGCTACCGCGGTCAAAGACACAGAAAGGGTCTTCCGGTACGCGGACAGAGAACTAGGACAAATGCCAGAACACGCAAGGGTAAGAAGAAGACCGTTGCCGGTAAGAAGAAATAA
- the rpmJ gene encoding 50S ribosomal protein L36: MKVRTSVKPICDKCKVIKRNGIVRIICTNPKHKQRQG; the protein is encoded by the coding sequence ATGAAGGTTAGAACAAGTGTAAAACCTATTTGTGATAAATGTAAGGTTATTAAGCGCAACGGAATAGTACGGATAATCTGTACAAATCCTAAGCATAAACAAAGACAAGGTTAA
- the secY gene encoding preprotein translocase subunit SecY: protein MANNVVANMFKIKDLRSRIFFTIIVLAVFRLGSVLTIPGIDPSALTAYFRQGQGNAFADHMDFFVGGAFSNFSVFMLGVMPYISTQILMQLAMIIFPRLKKIAEEDGGRKKIQVWTRIVTVFVALLQSSAVGTWARAIPGAVVISSPVLHLFITMVTVTTGTMITVWMGEQITARGIGNGISMLIFAGIVARLPQAVWELIKLVSNNELNLVFVIIAFAMFVGIIALVVYEQQGQRKIPVHYAKRVIGRKMYGGQNTYIPFKINPSGVIPIIFASSFLTFPLMLSQMWGSNVSWLASVARFLRSDGWGYNIMYVVLIIFFAYFYTQVALNPTEIAKQIRENGGSIPGIRTDKTEEYLQKILNRLILPGSLYLAAIAVLPTIIQWAFSFPRNISMLMGGTSLLILVGVDLDTMSQVEALLKMHHHDGLLKKGKIRSRNL from the coding sequence ATGGCTAATAATGTAGTTGCAAATATGTTCAAAATAAAGGATTTACGAAGCCGTATTTTCTTTACGATCATAGTTTTAGCAGTTTTCCGCTTAGGTTCGGTACTCACCATCCCCGGTATCGACCCTAGTGCTCTTACAGCATACTTTCGACAAGGTCAGGGAAATGCTTTTGCAGATCACATGGACTTCTTTGTCGGAGGAGCGTTTTCGAACTTTTCGGTATTTATGCTCGGTGTAATGCCCTATATTTCGACTCAGATATTGATGCAGCTTGCCATGATTATTTTCCCGCGCCTTAAAAAAATAGCGGAAGAAGACGGAGGACGCAAAAAGATTCAGGTTTGGACAAGAATCGTTACCGTCTTTGTTGCTCTTCTTCAATCTTCCGCTGTAGGTACATGGGCCAGAGCAATACCCGGTGCTGTTGTAATTTCAAGTCCTGTTTTACACTTGTTTATTACGATGGTTACGGTAACGACGGGTACTATGATTACCGTTTGGATGGGTGAACAGATAACTGCAAGAGGTATCGGAAACGGTATTTCGATGTTGATTTTTGCAGGTATCGTTGCCCGTCTTCCTCAGGCTGTTTGGGAATTGATCAAGCTTGTAAGCAATAACGAATTAAACCTTGTTTTTGTAATTATTGCTTTTGCGATGTTTGTAGGAATTATAGCCTTGGTTGTTTACGAACAACAGGGCCAGCGCAAAATACCGGTTCATTATGCAAAGCGCGTTATCGGCCGAAAAATGTATGGCGGACAGAATACTTATATTCCGTTTAAGATTAACCCCTCGGGTGTTATTCCCATCATTTTTGCTTCATCGTTTTTAACCTTTCCCCTCATGCTTTCGCAGATGTGGGGCTCGAATGTTTCTTGGTTGGCTTCAGTTGCAAGATTTTTGCGCTCAGACGGCTGGGGTTATAACATTATGTATGTTGTTTTGATTATTTTCTTTGCTTACTTTTACACACAGGTTGCACTTAACCCAACGGAAATAGCAAAACAAATAAGGGAAAACGGCGGCTCGATTCCGGGAATTAGAACCGACAAGACTGAAGAATATTTACAGAAAATTTTAAACAGATTGATATTGCCCGGTTCGCTTTATTTGGCTGCGATTGCAGTACTTCCTACTATAATTCAGTGGGCATTTAGTTTCCCCAGAAATATTTCTATGCTGATGGGCGGAACTTCATTGCTGATTTTGGTTGGTGTTGACTTGGATACAATGAGCCAAGTTGAAGCTTTGCTTAAAATGCACCATCATGACGGCTTGCTTAAAAAAGGCAAGATTAGATCAAGGAACCTATAG
- the rplO gene encoding 50S ribosomal protein L15 — protein MSEFNLTVPAGATHKKKIVGRGSSSGWGKTSGKGHKGQQARSGGKVYAGFEGGQMPLYRRVAKKGFSNYPFKKEFYVVNLAMLETKYSDGETVNKESLMQKGLLRKGSLYVKVLGTGDITKKLTVDVDKISASAKEKIEKAGGTIVQSEA, from the coding sequence ATGTCCGAATTTAATTTAACTGTTCCTGCAGGAGCAACTCATAAAAAGAAGATTGTAGGACGCGGTTCTTCTTCCGGCTGGGGAAAAACTTCCGGAAAGGGACATAAGGGTCAGCAAGCCCGTTCAGGCGGCAAGGTTTATGCCGGCTTTGAAGGCGGACAGATGCCCTTGTACCGACGTGTTGCAAAAAAAGGATTTTCAAACTATCCTTTTAAAAAGGAATTCTATGTTGTAAACCTTGCCATGCTCGAAACAAAGTACAGCGACGGCGAGACTGTAAACAAAGAGTCCTTAATGCAAAAAGGTCTTCTCCGAAAAGGTTCTCTTTACGTTAAAGTTTTGGGAACGGGAGATATAACAAAAAAATTGACGGTTGATGTAGATAAAATTTCTGCATCGGCTAAGGAAAAAATAGAAAAGGCAGGCGGAACAATAGTTCAGTCTGAAGCATAA
- the rpmD gene encoding 50S ribosomal protein L30, producing MAKRISIKLIKSTIGQRHHVRATVRSLGLKKINSVVEHEENPAILGMVKSVAHVVEVKELN from the coding sequence ATGGCAAAGAGAATTAGTATTAAATTGATAAAAAGCACAATCGGGCAAAGACACCATGTCCGCGCGACGGTACGCTCTTTGGGATTAAAAAAGATCAACTCTGTAGTTGAGCATGAGGAAAATCCTGCTATCTTAGGTATGGTAAAATCCGTTGCTCATGTAGTTGAAGTTAAGGAGTTAAACTAA
- the rpsE gene encoding 30S ribosomal protein S5, with protein MSHQKESKHDNQHTDKEYVEKLVKLNRTAKVVKGGRRFSFSALTVVGDQKGRVGYGFGKANDVSDAIRKSIEKAKANMVTFPLKNGTIPHEVQGKFKGSSVLLRPACSGTGIIAGGTIRAIMEAAGATDLLSKSLGSSSAVNVVKATFDAASLLMDGKKIAKSRGKTLLDVWG; from the coding sequence ATGAGTCATCAAAAAGAATCAAAACATGATAACCAGCATACCGATAAAGAATATGTTGAAAAGCTTGTTAAATTGAACCGAACGGCTAAGGTTGTAAAGGGCGGACGCAGGTTCTCCTTTTCTGCTCTAACTGTTGTCGGCGATCAAAAAGGACGAGTAGGATACGGTTTCGGTAAGGCAAATGACGTAAGCGATGCTATTCGAAAGAGTATCGAAAAGGCAAAAGCCAATATGGTAACCTTTCCGCTTAAAAACGGCACAATTCCTCATGAGGTTCAAGGCAAGTTCAAGGGCTCGTCAGTTCTTTTGCGCCCTGCTTGTTCCGGTACGGGAATTATCGCAGGCGGTACAATCCGTGCTATTATGGAAGCTGCCGGTGCAACCGACTTGCTTTCAAAGTCATTGGGATCAAGCTCCGCAGTAAATGTAGTTAAAGCAACCTTTGATGCTGCAAGTCTTTTGATGGACGGCAAAAAAATTGCTAAGAGCCGCGGAAAAACCCTTTTGGATGTATGGGGGTAA
- the rplR gene encoding 50S ribosomal protein L18, with product MDKKRNDKDRKRFKRKMHIRKSIFGTAERPRMTVFRSNKRISVQVIDDVEGKTLAAVSTMEEALRSLKVNVESGAKVGEEIGKRLKEKNIDTVVFDRNGYLYHGVVKAVADGARKTGIKF from the coding sequence ATGGACAAAAAACGTAATGATAAAGATAGAAAAAGATTTAAGCGAAAGATGCACATTCGAAAGTCTATTTTCGGTACTGCAGAACGCCCGCGCATGACCGTGTTCCGAAGCAACAAACGCATTTCGGTTCAGGTTATTGACGATGTAGAGGGCAAGACATTGGCTGCCGTTTCTACAATGGAAGAAGCTCTTCGATCGCTTAAGGTTAATGTTGAATCTGGGGCAAAAGTCGGTGAAGAAATCGGCAAGCGCCTCAAGGAAAAAAATATTGACACTGTTGTTTTTGACAGGAACGGATATCTTTACCACGGTGTTGTAAAGGCCGTTGCCGATGGTGCAAGAAAAACAGGAATTAAGTTTTAG